One Mycobacteroides abscessus ATCC 19977 genomic window carries:
- the eccD gene encoding type VII secretion integral membrane protein EccD: MTHAQSGAEQRSAVLELCRVSIQAERTQVDLALPTSVPLALLVGSIVDIINQHVGVPELTSPEDAVETHWRLSRPGQPPLQMSSTLGELEVRDGDLLILTRSDVAAPDPLFDDVFLAVSTFRTVSAHPWSRNAARILGASVCGLSALLGATALLRAGATNPGLLLPIIAVAIALVAMTAAVFANRVYDDSLASVMLSHCAVGFSAVAGALFVPGKYGAPHAMLALMVAMVVSILAMRATGTGTTSLVAVASASFLGFAAALGYVLFEPPIYSLGAVLGSVGICAVALSPRVAMVLARLPLPPVPTQGAPSRPEHSTAPIEAIEGLDGLDTEGDDVEDATALPPLPDLREKALRAHAVLTGLVCGTSAVTAVGAMLAALTFSGAGGHHPTGAHRLSGVVLAGLIALAMMLRARSHADLAQTVAINLGGIAIPAAAFAFVAVAYPTAAVFTTVLAAIAAGSAIALGFLVSARKYSPVARRTVEIIEYIALSLIVPIAVWVCGVYSAVRGLNLP, translated from the coding sequence ATGACACATGCGCAGTCGGGCGCCGAGCAACGGTCGGCGGTTCTCGAACTGTGCCGCGTTTCCATTCAGGCTGAGCGAACCCAGGTAGACCTGGCGCTGCCGACGAGTGTTCCGCTGGCCCTCTTGGTGGGATCGATCGTCGACATCATCAACCAGCATGTCGGTGTCCCCGAGCTGACCAGCCCGGAGGATGCCGTGGAAACGCATTGGCGTTTGTCCCGGCCCGGCCAGCCACCCCTGCAGATGTCCAGCACCCTCGGCGAGCTGGAGGTTCGCGACGGCGATCTGCTGATTCTCACCCGGTCCGATGTCGCGGCGCCGGATCCGCTGTTCGACGATGTCTTTCTGGCGGTGTCGACCTTCCGTACCGTCTCGGCTCATCCGTGGAGCCGAAATGCCGCCCGCATCCTGGGTGCCTCGGTCTGCGGGCTCTCCGCATTATTGGGTGCCACCGCACTGCTGCGCGCCGGAGCCACCAATCCCGGTCTGCTCCTTCCCATCATCGCAGTGGCGATAGCGCTGGTCGCGATGACCGCGGCGGTGTTCGCGAACAGGGTCTATGACGATTCGCTCGCGTCGGTGATGCTCAGCCACTGCGCCGTGGGCTTTTCCGCCGTTGCGGGGGCGCTTTTCGTACCCGGCAAGTACGGCGCTCCCCACGCCATGTTGGCGCTCATGGTGGCGATGGTGGTGTCCATTCTCGCCATGCGGGCGACCGGCACCGGCACCACGTCACTGGTCGCGGTGGCCTCGGCATCGTTTCTGGGGTTCGCCGCGGCGCTGGGTTACGTGCTGTTCGAACCGCCGATTTACAGCCTCGGAGCCGTGCTCGGCTCCGTAGGGATCTGCGCGGTGGCCCTCTCACCGCGGGTCGCGATGGTCCTCGCCCGGCTGCCCCTGCCTCCGGTGCCCACCCAGGGTGCGCCATCTCGTCCCGAACATTCCACGGCACCAATCGAAGCCATCGAAGGTCTGGACGGACTTGATACCGAGGGTGACGACGTAGAGGACGCCACGGCACTGCCCCCGCTCCCCGACCTCCGCGAGAAAGCGCTACGGGCCCATGCCGTGCTGACCGGTTTGGTGTGCGGTACCTCGGCCGTCACCGCGGTGGGTGCCATGCTGGCGGCCCTGACCTTCTCCGGTGCGGGCGGACATCATCCCACCGGAGCCCATCGGTTGAGCGGCGTGGTGCTGGCCGGCCTAATCGCGCTGGCGATGATGCTCCGCGCACGTTCACATGCCGACCTGGCGCAGACCGTGGCCATCAACCTGGGCGGCATCGCCATTCCCGCGGCCGCATTCGCGTTCGTCGCGGTCGCGTACCCGACGGCCGCGGTGTTCACCACCGTGCTGGCGGCGATCGCGGCCGGATCGGCCATCGCGCTGGGCTTCCTGGTGTCGGCACGCAAGTACTCGCCCGTTGCCCGCCGCACGGTGGAGATCATCGAATACATCGCGCTGTCCCTGATTGTTCCGATCGCCGTCTGGGTGTGCGGTGTGTACAGCGCCGTGCGGGGATTGAACCTGCCATGA